Proteins encoded within one genomic window of Candidatus Berkiella cookevillensis:
- a CDS encoding SGNH/GDSL hydrolase family protein has translation MSKNVFEKYPKVTISFLLLLLGIASLFMIEFLARGFGLGNVVIYDSHPVYGYRLHPNQQVARQANKPIQINNLGLRAQADWDITETQNKILFVGDSVTYGGSYINNTELFSFLAVRNLPGYQSGNAGVNGWGVLNVHALIKEMHFLPADIYVSVFPEGDFYRGLMRIGGQPFWTRAPRSALEELAHYFLYKVQLTQTPPVLFYTLNEDEKFQIADHAAYYLKSYDNYLKNAGKKHLIYISPSRSELLHDSENDQLVQKALEKHELQVVYLREKLNTQSAKEINALFHDEIHLSEQGHQQWAQLIEEDLKKLIS, from the coding sequence ATGTCCAAAAATGTATTTGAAAAATATCCCAAAGTAACAATAAGTTTTCTCTTATTGTTACTGGGGATTGCTTCGTTGTTTATGATTGAATTCTTAGCCCGAGGTTTCGGCTTAGGTAATGTCGTTATTTATGATTCACACCCAGTTTATGGTTATCGCTTGCACCCTAATCAACAGGTTGCAAGACAAGCCAATAAGCCTATACAAATTAATAATCTTGGATTACGTGCTCAAGCCGATTGGGACATAACAGAGACACAAAACAAAATATTATTTGTAGGTGATTCTGTCACCTATGGTGGTAGCTACATTAATAATACTGAACTCTTTTCATTCTTAGCTGTCAGAAATTTGCCTGGTTACCAGAGTGGAAATGCAGGTGTGAATGGTTGGGGCGTATTGAATGTTCATGCCTTAATCAAAGAAATGCATTTCCTACCTGCAGATATCTATGTCAGTGTTTTTCCTGAAGGCGACTTTTATAGAGGTTTAATGAGGATTGGTGGCCAACCTTTTTGGACGCGTGCACCTCGTTCAGCCTTGGAAGAATTAGCACACTATTTTTTATATAAAGTTCAGCTAACACAAACACCACCTGTTCTTTTTTATACACTCAACGAGGATGAGAAATTTCAGATTGCCGATCATGCAGCTTATTATCTCAAAAGCTACGATAACTACTTAAAAAATGCCGGTAAAAAGCATTTGATTTATATCTCACCCAGTCGTTCTGAGCTTTTGCATGACAGTGAGAATGATCAACTGGTACAAAAAGCATTAGAGAAACATGAGCTGCAGGTTGTATATCTGAGAGAAAAACTAAACACTCAATCTGCCAAAGAAATAAATGCATTGTTTCATGATGAAATACATCTGAGTGAACAAGGTCATCAGCAATGGGCACAGCTCATTGAAGAAGATTTAAAAAAACTCATTTCATAA
- a CDS encoding DUF5989 family protein — protein sequence MIDLLIDLWQFMRARKKFWLAPIISLLLLLGALIVFTQGSAVAPFIYTLF from the coding sequence ATGATTGATTTACTCATAGATCTTTGGCAATTTATGCGTGCACGCAAGAAATTTTGGCTCGCACCTATTATTAGCCTGTTATTGCTACTCGGTGCACTGATTGTATTTACGCAAGGCTCTGCCGTTGCTCCCTTTATTTATACTTTATTCTAA
- a CDS encoding SxtJ family membrane protein: MMTQQNITSKELRNFGFILSSIFVALFGVFLPLLKSQPSPTWPWIFASTLLVFAFFVPKLLKFIYLPWMKLGAILGWINTRIILGVIFFIVITPISFALRLAKYDPLKRHFEPEAKSYRVQSESQAIKHMERPY, from the coding sequence ATGATGACACAACAAAATATCACATCTAAAGAGTTAAGAAATTTTGGGTTTATTTTATCCTCTATTTTTGTAGCACTCTTTGGCGTCTTTCTGCCTTTGCTGAAAAGCCAGCCTTCACCGACCTGGCCATGGATTTTTGCAAGCACACTACTTGTTTTTGCTTTCTTTGTACCCAAACTCTTAAAATTTATCTATTTACCCTGGATGAAGTTGGGTGCAATCTTAGGCTGGATAAATACACGTATTATCCTAGGTGTTATTTTCTTTATTGTCATTACACCGATTAGTTTTGCACTGAGATTAGCAAAATATGATCCTTTAAAACGGCATTTTGAACCAGAAGCAAAATCATATCGTGTTCAAAGTGAATCCCAAGCTATCAAACATATGGAGCGTCCCTACTAA
- a CDS encoding carbamoyltransferase family protein, which yields MATILGISAFYHDSAAALVVDGKIIAAAQEERFTRKKHDPGFPEHAIQYCLQAGQITLDKVDFITFYDKPLLKFERLLETYLSFAPQGFQSFIQAMPVWLKEKLLLKATLKKSFSQLSGLKEGNLPKLLFTQHHQSHAASAFFASPFQEAAVLCLDGVGEWATTTCWHGNNNQLKPLWEIQFPHSLGLLYSAFTYYTGFKVNSGEYKLMGLAPYGEPKYVQQIYEHLIDVKADGSFRLNMDYFNFAVGLTMTNEKFHQLFGGPPRTSEGEITQKMMDIASSIQVVTEEVVIKLAKNIRTETNCKNLCLAGGVALNCVANGKIYKEKIFDEIWVQPAAGDAGGALGAALSTWHEYLQKPRQLQKPDSMQGSLLGPRFSKQQIVNYLDEVNAVYTVLEDEQLIPQVAKLLSEENVIGWYQNKMEFGPRALGARSILGDARSTKMQSIMNLKIKYRESFRPFAPVIKEEKVHEWFEFEHSSPYMLMVANVKESHQTAMTDAQKQLFGIEKLNIPRSSMPAITHVDYSARLQTVAKDVNPRYYQLLDAFETLTGCPALINTSFNVRGEPIVCTPEDAYRCFMRTEMDYLVLENVILAKQDQPKWQEAHNWREEFALD from the coding sequence TTGGCTACCATTTTAGGGATATCCGCTTTTTATCATGATAGCGCTGCTGCGCTTGTTGTCGACGGCAAAATTATTGCTGCGGCGCAAGAAGAAAGATTTACACGCAAAAAACACGATCCTGGCTTTCCTGAACATGCAATTCAGTATTGCCTACAAGCAGGTCAAATTACTTTAGATAAAGTAGACTTCATTACTTTTTATGACAAACCACTTCTCAAGTTTGAACGCTTATTAGAAACCTATTTAAGCTTTGCTCCCCAAGGCTTTCAATCTTTTATACAAGCAATGCCAGTATGGCTAAAAGAAAAACTTCTTTTAAAAGCAACCCTTAAAAAATCTTTCTCACAGCTTTCTGGTTTAAAAGAAGGCAATTTACCCAAGCTTTTATTCACGCAACACCATCAATCACATGCTGCCTCAGCCTTTTTTGCCAGCCCTTTTCAAGAAGCGGCTGTTCTGTGTTTAGATGGCGTTGGAGAATGGGCAACCACGACTTGCTGGCATGGTAACAATAATCAATTAAAACCATTATGGGAAATCCAATTTCCACATTCGCTTGGTTTACTATACTCAGCCTTTACTTATTATACCGGCTTTAAAGTTAACTCCGGTGAATACAAACTCATGGGACTTGCCCCCTATGGCGAACCCAAATATGTGCAGCAAATTTATGAACATCTGATTGATGTCAAAGCAGATGGTAGTTTTCGACTGAATATGGATTACTTCAATTTCGCAGTTGGCCTCACAATGACCAATGAAAAATTCCATCAGCTGTTTGGTGGCCCACCTCGCACTTCAGAAGGCGAAATAACCCAAAAAATGATGGATATTGCCAGCTCCATTCAAGTTGTCACTGAAGAAGTGGTCATAAAATTAGCAAAAAATATTCGCACAGAAACAAACTGCAAAAATTTATGTTTAGCGGGCGGTGTTGCCCTCAATTGTGTTGCAAATGGCAAAATCTATAAAGAAAAAATATTTGATGAAATCTGGGTGCAACCTGCTGCCGGAGATGCGGGCGGTGCTTTAGGTGCAGCACTCAGCACATGGCATGAGTATTTGCAAAAACCACGTCAGCTTCAAAAGCCTGACAGCATGCAAGGCAGCTTATTGGGTCCTCGTTTTAGTAAGCAACAGATTGTCAATTACTTAGATGAAGTCAATGCAGTTTATACCGTATTAGAGGATGAACAGTTAATTCCACAAGTTGCGAAATTGCTTTCTGAAGAAAATGTGATTGGTTGGTATCAAAATAAAATGGAATTTGGTCCTCGTGCTTTAGGTGCGCGCTCTATCTTAGGTGATGCCCGCAGCACAAAAATGCAATCGATCATGAATCTCAAAATTAAATATCGAGAATCTTTTCGTCCATTTGCACCTGTTATAAAAGAAGAGAAAGTGCATGAATGGTTTGAATTTGAGCACAGCAGCCCTTATATGTTAATGGTTGCCAATGTAAAAGAATCACATCAAACTGCAATGACCGATGCACAAAAGCAATTATTCGGCATTGAGAAACTCAATATTCCAAGATCTTCTATGCCTGCCATTACCCATGTGGATTACTCTGCTCGCTTACAAACCGTGGCAAAGGATGTCAATCCACGCTACTACCAATTACTCGATGCTTTTGAGACATTAACAGGCTGCCCAGCCCTCATTAATACTTCTTTTAATGTCAGAGGTGAGCCCATCGTATGCACACCAGAAGATGCCTATCGCTGTTTTATGCGCACTGAAATGGATTATTTGGTATTAGAAAATGTCATTCTCGCAAAACAAGATCAACCCAAGTGGCAAGAAGCGCATAATTGGCGTGAAGAGTTTGCTTTAGATTAA
- a CDS encoding class I SAM-dependent methyltransferase: protein MNAEIIALLKCPITGKSLKLLSELEVTRVNQLIKSGAFFRGDGLPVKTIYEDLLKVESEEIYYPIQQNIFCLLPNFAIVNDLNHVALEKDLLNQNIKQEIQTFYDQVGWHTAETHFQDAKDSEDLRGFSQDYINQCHQRVNKYLPQKGKYLLDVASGPIQYPVYLSYSSNYEYRICADISITGLLRAQEKLGKKGIYLLCDITQLPLQNNKIDAIVSLHTLYHVPQKQQEKAFDELYRVLKPGGKSIIVYSWGKHSALMNIFLLPFKLVKRAIDKLQNKEAALYFYAHPYRWFKNHLNAQYATELYVWRSVNVPFLKIYIHRWFLGKTLLKGIYQLEEKFPKWMGRWGAYPLFVTQKK, encoded by the coding sequence ATGAATGCAGAAATCATCGCACTATTAAAATGTCCTATTACTGGCAAAAGCCTAAAACTTTTGTCAGAACTCGAAGTAACAAGAGTTAATCAACTAATAAAATCAGGCGCATTTTTTAGAGGGGATGGCTTGCCGGTTAAAACCATATACGAAGATCTATTAAAGGTAGAGTCGGAGGAAATCTATTATCCGATACAGCAGAATATTTTCTGTTTGCTGCCCAACTTTGCAATCGTCAATGATTTGAATCATGTGGCTTTAGAGAAAGATTTATTAAATCAAAATATCAAGCAGGAAATTCAAACTTTCTATGATCAGGTAGGTTGGCATACCGCAGAAACGCATTTTCAAGATGCAAAGGATTCAGAAGATTTGCGTGGCTTTTCACAAGATTATATCAACCAATGTCATCAGCGCGTGAATAAATATTTGCCTCAAAAAGGTAAGTATTTATTGGATGTGGCATCTGGTCCTATTCAGTATCCTGTTTATCTCAGCTATTCAAGTAATTATGAGTATCGTATTTGTGCAGATATTTCTATTACAGGGCTTTTGCGTGCACAAGAAAAATTGGGCAAGAAAGGTATTTATTTGCTGTGTGATATCACTCAATTACCTTTGCAAAATAACAAGATCGATGCCATTGTTTCTTTGCATACACTCTATCATGTGCCTCAAAAGCAACAAGAAAAGGCATTTGATGAATTATATCGTGTATTAAAACCAGGTGGTAAATCAATCATTGTTTATAGCTGGGGTAAACATTCGGCTCTGATGAACATATTTTTATTACCCTTTAAGTTGGTGAAGCGTGCGATAGATAAACTTCAAAACAAAGAAGCAGCTTTGTATTTTTATGCGCATCCCTATCGATGGTTTAAGAATCACTTAAATGCGCAGTATGCAACAGAGCTTTATGTTTGGCGGAGTGTGAATGTGCCATTTCTAAAGATTTATATTCATCGATGGTTTTTAGGAAAAACGCTCTTAAAAGGCATATATCAACTTGAAGAAAAATTTCCAAAATGGATGGGGCGTTGGGGCGCATATCCTCTTTTTGTGACACAGAAGAAGTAA